From the genome of Muricauda sp. SCSIO 64092, one region includes:
- a CDS encoding CPXCG motif-containing cysteine-rich protein, with protein sequence MLEHFFQCPYCWEEISMLLDTSVSTQAYVEDCEVCCNPIEVTASFTGNELVEFRCSPLGQ encoded by the coding sequence ATGTTGGAGCACTTCTTTCAATGTCCGTATTGCTGGGAAGAAATCTCAATGCTGTTGGATACCTCGGTGTCCACACAAGCCTATGTTGAGGATTGTGAGGTGTGTTGCAATCCCATTGAAGTCACGGCTAGCTTTACGGGCAATGAACTGGTGGAGTTCCGTTGTTCACCTTTAGGGCAGTAG
- a CDS encoding TolC family protein, with protein MKIFTTAKIVFLFAIFPFFLFSQQSFLSKEEAVKITLENNLGIVIAKNDVEIAENNKSVLNSGFLPTLTGTAGANYQRDDSTFEFPGQFLRDDEGNVQIDSEGNPIQRPDASLFKAEAQRYNARLTADYVLFDGLGRLYDYKRLKEEYNLSELQSRETIETTVLQLFTVYFEMARVSENIQVLKDTYANTEDRLKRAEYSFEYGQINKLDVLNAQVDLVNDSINLMNERQLLENTMRDLNIILNEDLEQQFAVDTTIAFIDKIRLEGFLKEGEQNNVRMLQAKSNMTINDYTLKSSKSVFLPTIGLTGFYGWNLNQNAPGPFFPGVTVNNRRNFGLGANLTWNLFDGGNGITQLKNARVLLESQEAFQKQIVLEVRRDIANAQGDYENRLKVFELQEQNVFTATDNYNRSNERYKLGQITSVELRQAQINLLNAQTSRNLAKYNAKLAELQLLQLTGQLLNVEL; from the coding sequence ATGAAGATATTCACTACTGCTAAAATCGTGTTTCTCTTTGCGATTTTCCCCTTTTTCCTCTTTTCACAACAAAGTTTCCTTTCCAAAGAAGAGGCGGTCAAAATTACCTTGGAAAACAATTTAGGGATTGTAATCGCCAAGAACGATGTTGAAATAGCGGAAAACAATAAGAGTGTCCTAAATTCAGGTTTTCTTCCTACCCTTACGGGGACGGCCGGGGCAAACTATCAACGGGATGATTCCACCTTTGAATTTCCGGGACAATTTTTAAGGGACGATGAGGGCAATGTACAAATAGATTCGGAAGGAAATCCCATACAAAGACCGGATGCAAGTCTTTTTAAGGCAGAGGCGCAGCGCTATAATGCCCGATTGACCGCGGACTATGTCCTTTTTGACGGTTTGGGTAGGTTATACGATTACAAGCGGTTAAAGGAGGAGTACAATCTGTCCGAACTACAGTCCCGGGAAACGATTGAAACCACGGTCCTACAGCTGTTTACCGTGTATTTTGAAATGGCAAGGGTTTCGGAGAACATCCAGGTCCTCAAAGATACCTATGCCAATACCGAAGATCGATTGAAGCGGGCAGAATACAGCTTTGAATACGGCCAGATAAACAAGTTGGATGTCTTGAATGCCCAGGTAGATTTGGTGAACGATAGCATTAACCTAATGAACGAGAGGCAGCTGTTGGAGAACACTATGCGGGATTTGAATATTATCCTCAATGAGGACCTGGAGCAGCAATTTGCGGTCGATACCACAATTGCCTTTATCGATAAGATCCGGCTGGAGGGTTTTTTAAAGGAAGGGGAGCAAAACAATGTTCGCATGTTGCAGGCAAAATCCAACATGACCATCAATGATTATACCTTAAAATCATCCAAATCCGTTTTCTTGCCCACGATTGGATTGACCGGTTTCTATGGATGGAACCTTAACCAAAATGCCCCAGGACCCTTTTTCCCGGGAGTAACTGTAAACAACAGGAGAAATTTTGGTCTGGGAGCGAACCTTACATGGAATCTTTTTGACGGTGGGAACGGTATTACCCAACTGAAGAATGCAAGAGTACTATTGGAATCCCAGGAGGCATTTCAAAAACAGATCGTTTTGGAGGTAAGACGGGATATTGCCAATGCACAGGGAGATTATGAAAACCGATTGAAGGTTTTTGAACTTCAGGAACAAAATGTGTTTACGGCTACGGACAACTACAATCGATCTAATGAACGCTACAAACTGGGACAGATCACGTCCGTAGAGTTACGACAGGCACAGATTAACTTACTGAATGCCCAAACGAGTAGGAACTTGGCCAAATACAATGCAAAACTGGCAGAACTGCAGTTGTTGCAACTCACAGGGCAATTATTGAACGTAGAGTTATAA